CCGCCATCAGCATGTCCCCGACTTTCAGGCCGTTCGGCGCCAGGATGTAGCGCTTCTCGCCATCGACGTAGTTCAGCAGTGCCAGGCGGGCGGAACGGTTAGGGTCGTACTCGATCGAAGCCACTCTGGCCGGGATGCCGCGCTTGTCGCGCTTGAAATCGACCTGGCGGATGTAGCGGCGGGCGCCGCCACCCTGGTGGCGCACGGTGATCCGGCCGGTGAAATCGCGCCCGCCCTTACGGCGCTTGATGATGATCAGCGAGCGCTCGGGCTTCTCCTTGGTGATCTCCTCGAAGGTGGCGCCGCTCATGCCGCGCCGCCCTGGAGACGTCGGCTTGTAGGTCTTGACGGCCATCACTTCACTCCTTCGAGGACGTCAATCTTCTGACCCTGGGCCAGCGTGACGATCGCCTTCTTGTAGCCGGGGCTGCGGACCAGCAAGCGTCGACTGCGACCTCGGCGCCCCTTCTTGGAGGGGGCATTCATCACATTCACCCGCACCACGTCAACGCCGAACAGCGTCTGTACAGCTTCCTTGATCTGCGCCTTGGTCGCCTTGCTGGCGACTTCGAAGGCATACTGTCCGAGCTTTGCGCTCTGGAAGTTCGATTTCTCGGTCACCACCGGGCGCCGGAGCACGTCATAGACCGTGATCATCTTGTAGTCCTCAATTCGCCAGGTGGTTGGAAATGGCATCCACCGCGCCGAGCGGCAGCAGCAGACGCTGGTAGCTGAGCAGATCGCGGACGTTCAAATAGGAGGCGCGCAGCGTCTTGACCGCCGGCAGGTTGCGGGCACTCCGCTCCACCGTCTCGTCCGAGTCCGCCAGAACGATCAGGACACTCGTCGGGCCGACCAGTCGCAGCAGCGCCGCCGCCATCTCCTTGGTCTTGGGCTGCTCCAACCGCAGTTCGTCCAGCACCACGATCTGCGCTTCCCGGGCCTTCACCGAAAGGGCCGAGCGCAGCGCCGCCCGCCGCATCTTGCGCGGCATTGACTGGCTGAAGTCACGCGGGCGAGGGGTGTGGGCCTTGCCGCCCTTGGCCCAGTTCGGCGCCCGAGTCGAACCCTGTCGGGCGCGGCCGGTGCCCTTCTGGCGCCACGGCTTGCGGCC
This genomic window from Anaerolineales bacterium contains:
- the rplW gene encoding 50S ribosomal protein L23; translated protein: MPFPTTWRIEDYKMITVYDVLRRPVVTEKSNFQSAKLGQYAFEVASKATKAQIKEAVQTLFGVDVVRVNVMNAPSKKGRRGRSRRLLVRSPGYKKAIVTLAQGQKIDVLEGVK
- the rplD gene encoding 50S ribosomal protein L4: MKVDVVNMQGEKVRTVELPPAVFEAPIKRELMHQALVRQLANARLGTRKTKTRAEVSGGGRKPWRQKGTGRARQGSTRAPNWAKGGKAHTPRPRDFSQSMPRKMRRAALRSALSVKAREAQIVVLDELRLEQPKTKEMAAALLRLVGPTSVLIVLADSDETVERSARNLPAVKTLRASYLNVRDLLSYQRLLLPLGAVDAISNHLAN